In a single window of the Actinomycetota bacterium genome:
- a CDS encoding prolyl oligopeptidase family serine peptidase, whose translation MSELDRPVAGGDTFPRQYARTQRLTLGEPRTLTVSPDGQRVVFLRSRAGDDAVNCLWVLDVASGTERLVADPAELAVAEQGEHGEPDQEMLPDEELARRERARESAGGVVSYATDLAVTVAAFALSGRLFVAGLLSGTARELSVPGPVFDPRPDPTARRLAYVCGPTLRVAELDATTRVLGADDDIDVTWGTAEFIAAEEMGRQRGYWWNPDGTAVAACRVDTSPVQRWWIGDPAQPSRAPSEIAYPAAGTDNAIVTLHVRRLDGTSTEVVWDRQSLPYLAEVRWVAPHRLLLAVQSRDQRRLVVLEADAESGRTEERWSDTDDAWVELVPGTPSALADGRLVTCADRDGARRLIVGGEPVTPAELQVRSVLSTTAATVVLLANPLDDPTVQHVWRWREGQLEALTAGSGVHTAAVGGPTVALRRVALGQARSVTTVHDAADLAAPAAATADAATADTDEALPEPASIELTNHAETPLVTPRAKLLRLGGRHLATAVLLPDGVGPDDRLPVLLDPYGGPHAQRVLAADPAYLSSQWFADQGFAVVVVDGRGTPGRGSEWERAVHLDLAGPVLDDQVEALLHAAVEVPQLDLTRVAIRGWSFGGYLAALAVLRRPDVFHAAIAGAPVTEWRLYDTHYTERYLGDPNDDPSPYDRCSLIVEAGLLERPLLLVHGLADDNVVAAHSLQLSGALLAAGRPHEMLALSGVTHMTPQPVVAENLLLHQLDFLRRALGLIG comes from the coding sequence ATGTCCGAGCTCGACCGACCGGTGGCCGGCGGCGACACGTTCCCCCGGCAGTACGCGCGCACCCAGCGGCTCACCCTCGGCGAACCCCGCACGCTGACGGTGTCGCCGGACGGCCAGCGGGTCGTGTTCCTGCGCAGCCGCGCCGGCGACGACGCGGTCAACTGCCTGTGGGTGCTCGACGTGGCCAGCGGCACCGAGCGCCTCGTCGCCGACCCGGCCGAGCTGGCGGTCGCGGAGCAAGGCGAGCACGGCGAGCCCGACCAGGAGATGCTCCCCGACGAGGAGCTCGCCCGGCGTGAGCGAGCCCGCGAGAGCGCGGGCGGCGTGGTGTCCTACGCCACCGACCTCGCCGTGACGGTCGCCGCATTCGCCCTGAGCGGGCGGCTGTTCGTCGCCGGCCTGCTCTCGGGCACGGCGCGCGAGCTGAGCGTACCCGGCCCCGTGTTCGATCCCCGGCCAGACCCCACCGCCCGTCGGCTGGCGTACGTGTGCGGGCCGACGTTGCGGGTGGCCGAGCTCGACGCGACGACGCGTGTGCTCGGTGCCGACGACGACATCGACGTCACGTGGGGCACGGCGGAGTTCATCGCCGCCGAGGAGATGGGCCGCCAGCGCGGCTACTGGTGGAACCCGGACGGCACCGCCGTCGCCGCCTGCCGCGTGGACACCTCGCCGGTGCAGCGGTGGTGGATCGGCGACCCTGCCCAGCCATCTCGCGCCCCGAGCGAGATCGCCTATCCGGCCGCCGGCACCGACAACGCCATCGTCACGTTGCACGTGCGCCGCCTCGACGGCACCTCGACCGAGGTCGTGTGGGACCGCCAGTCGCTGCCCTACCTGGCCGAGGTGCGCTGGGTGGCGCCTCACCGCCTGCTGCTGGCGGTGCAGTCACGTGACCAGCGCCGCCTCGTGGTGCTCGAGGCCGACGCCGAGTCGGGGCGCACCGAGGAGCGCTGGAGCGACACCGACGACGCGTGGGTCGAGCTCGTCCCCGGCACCCCGAGCGCTCTCGCCGACGGACGCCTCGTGACCTGCGCCGACCGTGACGGCGCCAGGCGGCTGATCGTCGGCGGAGAGCCGGTGACCCCTGCCGAGCTACAGGTGCGCAGCGTGCTCAGCACCACCGCGGCGACGGTCGTGCTGCTCGCCAACCCGCTCGACGACCCGACGGTGCAGCACGTCTGGCGTTGGCGCGAGGGCCAGCTGGAAGCGCTGACCGCTGGCTCGGGCGTGCACACCGCGGCGGTCGGCGGCCCCACCGTCGCGCTGCGCCGCGTCGCCCTCGGGCAGGCTCGGTCGGTGACGACCGTGCACGACGCAGCCGACCTGGCCGCCCCCGCCGCAGCTACCGCCGACGCAGCCACCGCCGACACGGACGAGGCACTGCCCGAGCCGGCGTCGATCGAGCTCACGAACCACGCCGAGACCCCGCTGGTCACACCGCGCGCGAAGTTGCTGCGCCTCGGCGGGCGCCACCTCGCGACCGCGGTGCTGCTGCCCGACGGTGTGGGGCCCGACGACCGCTTACCGGTGCTGCTCGACCCCTACGGCGGCCCCCACGCCCAGCGCGTGCTCGCCGCCGACCCCGCCTACCTGTCCAGCCAGTGGTTCGCCGACCAGGGCTTCGCGGTGGTGGTCGTCGACGGCCGCGGCACGCCGGGGAGGGGCAGCGAGTGGGAGCGCGCCGTCCACCTCGACCTCGCCGGCCCGGTGCTCGACGACCAGGTCGAGGCACTGCTCCACGCCGCGGTCGAAGTCCCCCAGCTCGATCTGACCCGGGTGGCGATCCGCGGTTGGAGCTTCGGCGGCTATCTAGCCGCGCTCGCCGTGCTTCGCCGGCCCGACGTGTTCCACGCTGCGATCGCGGGCGCGCCGGTCACCGAATGGCGTCTCTACGACACGCACTACACCGAGCGCTACCTGGGTGACCCGAACGACGACCCCTCGCCTTACGACCGCTGCTCGCTGATCGTCGAAGCCGGCTTGCTCGAGCGTCCGCTGCTGCTGGTGCACGGCCTGGCCGACGACAACGTGGTCGCCGCGCACAGCCTGCAGTTATCGGGTGCCCTGCTCGCCGCGGGCCGACCGCACGAGATGCTGGCGCTGAGCGGTGTCACCCACATGACCCCCCAACCCGTCGTCGCCGAGAACCTGCTGCTGCACCAGCTCGACTTCCTGCGTCGGGCACTCGGCCTGATCGGTTGA
- the prmC gene encoding peptide chain release factor N(5)-glutamine methyltransferase: MTWRRLWTETAAALDDRRAARWMCEVASALEGDEFFAALDEPATQRMVAHLDAMVARRRAGEPLQYVLGRWSFRRLDLLVDRRVLIPRPETELVAEAALRQARELLVHRDSVTVADLGTGSGAIGLALADELPLGRALVWLVDSSAAALEVARANLAGIGRAGAHVLVAEGSWFDALPAELRGRLDVVVSNPPYVADGDPEVAPEVAQWEPATALYSGADGLDAVRAIAAGAHDWLSVGGWLVLEVGHRQGAAVRSILVAAGLVDVEVRPDLAGRDRIALARRPG, from the coding sequence GTGACGTGGCGCCGTCTGTGGACCGAGACGGCGGCAGCCCTCGACGACCGGCGCGCCGCCCGTTGGATGTGCGAGGTGGCGAGCGCGCTGGAGGGCGACGAGTTCTTCGCCGCGCTCGACGAACCGGCGACGCAGCGGATGGTGGCTCACCTCGACGCGATGGTGGCGCGCCGCCGCGCCGGCGAGCCGCTGCAGTACGTGCTCGGGCGGTGGTCGTTCCGCCGGCTCGATCTGCTCGTCGACCGGCGGGTGCTGATCCCCCGGCCGGAGACCGAGCTCGTCGCCGAGGCTGCGCTGCGCCAGGCGCGTGAGCTGCTCGTTCACCGCGACTCGGTGACGGTGGCCGACCTCGGCACCGGCTCGGGGGCAATCGGGCTGGCGCTTGCCGACGAGCTGCCGCTCGGCCGGGCGCTGGTGTGGCTCGTCGATTCGTCGGCGGCCGCGCTCGAGGTCGCGCGCGCCAACCTCGCCGGCATCGGGCGCGCGGGCGCGCACGTCCTCGTCGCCGAGGGGAGCTGGTTCGACGCGCTTCCCGCCGAACTGCGCGGTCGCCTCGACGTGGTCGTGTCCAACCCGCCCTACGTCGCCGATGGTGATCCCGAGGTGGCGCCGGAGGTCGCGCAGTGGGAGCCCGCGACGGCCTTGTACAGCGGTGCCGACGGGCTCGACGCGGTGCGCGCGATCGCGGCGGGGGCGCACGACTGGCTGAGCGTTGGTGGCTGGCTGGTGCTCGAGGTGGGCCATCGCCAGGGCGCGGCCGTGCGTTCGATCCTCGTCGCTGCCGGTCTGGTCGACGTCGAGGTGCGGCCCGATCTCGCCGGCCGCGACCGCATCGCGCTGGCGCGGCGCCCCGGCTGA
- the prfA gene encoding peptide chain release factor 1, protein MEHGDRYEDLLGTLQAELASLEADLSDSAVLSDQGRLRDASRRYRELAPVVELTRRLVERRGDATTARELLEGANAEERELLTAELAEAEADAARMDAELTVLLLPKDPNEGKAVIVEIRGAEGGEEANLFARDLYEMYTAYAARHRWPVEVLSVDPSDLGGLNQVTFVVRGDDAWRHLHLEGGPHRVQRVPVTESQGRIHTSSATVMVLPEADEVDVVVDERDLDVDVYRASGPGGQGVNTTDSAVRITHRPTGIVVTMQDERSQLQNKARAMMVLRSRLKKAAEDEQAATMSAERRSQVGGGGRSEKIRTYNYKENRVTDHRIGFTLYRLADVIAGDLDPVVEALLSDERGRLLAGDR, encoded by the coding sequence ATGGAGCACGGCGACAGGTACGAAGATCTGCTCGGGACACTGCAGGCCGAGCTGGCCTCGCTGGAAGCAGACCTCTCCGATTCCGCGGTGCTGTCGGACCAGGGACGTCTCCGCGACGCCTCCCGCCGCTACCGGGAGCTGGCGCCCGTGGTCGAGTTGACGAGGCGCCTCGTGGAGCGCCGAGGCGACGCCACCACCGCGCGTGAGCTGCTCGAAGGCGCCAACGCGGAAGAGCGCGAGCTGCTCACGGCCGAGCTGGCCGAGGCCGAGGCCGACGCGGCGCGGATGGACGCCGAGCTGACCGTCTTGCTGCTGCCCAAGGACCCGAACGAGGGCAAGGCGGTGATCGTCGAGATCCGCGGGGCCGAGGGCGGTGAGGAGGCGAACCTGTTCGCCCGGGATCTGTACGAGATGTACACCGCTTACGCCGCTCGTCACCGGTGGCCGGTCGAGGTGCTCTCCGTCGACCCGAGCGACCTCGGCGGGCTCAACCAGGTGACGTTCGTCGTGCGCGGCGACGACGCATGGCGCCATCTGCACCTGGAGGGCGGGCCGCACCGCGTGCAGCGGGTGCCGGTGACCGAGAGCCAGGGACGCATCCACACCTCGTCGGCGACGGTGATGGTGCTGCCCGAGGCCGACGAGGTCGACGTCGTCGTCGACGAACGTGACCTCGACGTCGACGTGTACCGCGCGAGCGGGCCCGGTGGCCAGGGTGTGAACACCACCGACTCGGCGGTGCGCATCACGCACCGACCGACGGGCATCGTCGTGACGATGCAAGACGAGCGCAGCCAGCTCCAGAACAAGGCCAGGGCGATGATGGTGCTGCGCTCGCGCCTCAAGAAGGCGGCCGAGGACGAACAAGCGGCGACGATGTCGGCCGAGCGGCGCTCGCAGGTGGGCGGCGGCGGGCGCAGCGAGAAGATCCGCACCTACAACTACAAGGAGAACCGGGTCACCGACCATCGCATCGGCTTCACGCTGTACAGGCTGGCCGACGTGATCGCGGGCGACCTCGACCCAGTCGTCGAGGCGCTGCTCTCCGACGAGCGGGGGCGCCTGCTCGCCGGCGACCGATGA
- a CDS encoding Hsp20/alpha crystallin family protein produces MLVHRRLVRPFNAALLTSPVEFDRAFDQLVAGFGTPRRSPVVDAGWRDGSLVLTVDLPGVPAERVGVEVSARVLTLSVTAEPAPSATEAQAPAVTWQRTFKLGPALDPERVEARYANGRLSVTVAPVEVVEPPVRRIEIATAPEPAVLDTTAAESAPGESDAAES; encoded by the coding sequence ATGCTGGTTCATCGTCGTCTGGTCCGTCCCTTCAATGCCGCCCTGCTCACCTCGCCCGTCGAGTTCGACCGCGCCTTCGACCAACTGGTCGCCGGGTTCGGCACCCCGCGGCGCTCGCCCGTCGTCGACGCCGGCTGGCGTGACGGTTCGCTCGTGCTCACCGTCGACCTGCCCGGAGTGCCCGCCGAGCGCGTCGGCGTAGAGGTGAGCGCCCGCGTGCTGACCCTGTCGGTCACCGCCGAGCCCGCCCCGTCGGCCACCGAGGCGCAAGCCCCGGCCGTCACCTGGCAGCGCACGTTCAAGCTCGGCCCGGCCCTCGACCCCGAGCGTGTCGAGGCTCGCTACGCGAACGGCCGCCTGAGCGTCACCGTCGCCCCTGTCGAAGTCGTCGAGCCTCCCGTGCGCCGGATCGAGATCGCCACCGCGCCGGAGCCGGCCGTCCTCGACACGACGGCCGCCGAGTCGGCCCCTGGCGAGTCCGACGCCGCCGAGAGCTGA
- a CDS encoding DUF1501 domain-containing protein: MLDPDISTADARRLLSVQDDDPSGWSRRQFLTAVGWGVGGGVLFGSLGELVAPGLLPGGLRDAWAAEPVADDEGILISIVMYGGNDGLNTVVPFADSNYQTQHGRLAIGAAQALALNASVGLNPELTELKTRWDAGQLAVIQGVGYPNPDLSHFNSMAKWMYGRAGSGVPTSGWVGRWLDGLPGGADLFRAATIGSSVPLHMVGEQRRATAVPPWGVGFGGDTDPADARMYSGLRNYSAAASGRGQWHDTVASTVRNQLDVAATVAPVFAAALPDSEIVRKLVVAARLVNANLGLRVIDVGWGDFDSHANQPYQHTERMRELNDGIRQFFAALDGRWHGQVALMTTSEFGRTSYRNDSNGTDHGTAAPHFVIGRNVKGGLYGMQPSLAGLRRWDRMAHHVDFRSMYRSVIDGWLGGGGSTVLGGEFEDLGLFSQPPGGGGSGPPSTGPGGFVPLTPARVLDTKTGVGVGTAARMTTRGTISFPVGGLGGVPAAGVTAVLLDVTATEASAQTRLTWFPAGQAQPNTVQLWPARSTTLSNLVVVPLGELGAVSVYNATGRVHARADVVGYFGSGIGTTLAPLAPARLLDTRTGLGAAKAKLGPSGTVDLQVTGQAGVPADASAVVLQVGSTRSTANSTLTVWPKGAPRPSTASVDVMKTRAVSNLVVCPIGTGGMVSVYNGSGSTDVSVDVVGCFVGTALARHVSIPPARLLDSAAGIGMPPAAIGTASRRVVVAGAGGVPVDAEAVVLNMVLVGPSTVTDLTAWPAGQPRPTMPHVSTKAGTTLAGTAIVPIGQDGSIDLSLRTGTGHVIVDAVGYFVA, translated from the coding sequence ATGCTTGACCCCGACATCTCCACTGCTGATGCCCGCCGGTTGCTCTCCGTCCAAGACGACGACCCGAGCGGCTGGAGCCGCCGGCAGTTCCTGACCGCGGTCGGTTGGGGCGTCGGCGGCGGCGTGCTGTTCGGCAGCCTCGGGGAGCTCGTCGCCCCCGGCCTGTTGCCGGGAGGGCTGCGCGACGCGTGGGCCGCCGAACCTGTCGCTGACGACGAGGGGATCCTGATCTCCATCGTGATGTACGGCGGCAACGACGGCCTGAACACCGTCGTCCCCTTTGCCGACTCCAACTACCAGACCCAGCACGGCCGGCTCGCGATCGGAGCCGCGCAGGCGCTGGCCCTCAATGCCAGCGTCGGGCTGAACCCCGAGCTGACCGAGCTGAAGACACGTTGGGACGCCGGCCAGCTCGCGGTGATCCAGGGTGTCGGCTACCCCAACCCCGACCTCAGCCACTTCAACTCGATGGCGAAGTGGATGTACGGCCGGGCCGGCTCGGGCGTCCCGACGTCGGGCTGGGTGGGGCGCTGGCTCGACGGCCTGCCCGGCGGAGCCGACCTGTTCCGGGCGGCGACCATCGGATCGAGCGTGCCGCTGCACATGGTCGGCGAACAGCGTCGGGCGACAGCGGTGCCCCCGTGGGGCGTCGGCTTCGGCGGCGACACCGATCCTGCCGACGCGCGCATGTACTCCGGGCTGCGCAACTACAGCGCGGCGGCGAGCGGGCGTGGCCAGTGGCACGACACGGTGGCCTCCACGGTGCGCAACCAACTCGACGTCGCCGCCACCGTCGCCCCGGTCTTCGCGGCCGCGCTGCCCGACAGCGAGATCGTGCGCAAGCTCGTCGTAGCCGCGCGGCTCGTCAACGCGAACCTCGGACTGCGGGTGATCGACGTCGGCTGGGGTGACTTCGACAGCCACGCCAATCAGCCGTACCAGCACACGGAGCGCATGCGTGAGCTGAACGACGGCATCCGCCAGTTCTTCGCGGCTCTCGACGGACGCTGGCACGGCCAGGTGGCGTTGATGACCACCTCGGAGTTCGGGCGCACGTCGTACCGCAACGACTCCAACGGCACCGACCACGGCACCGCCGCGCCGCACTTCGTGATCGGGCGCAACGTGAAGGGGGGGCTCTACGGCATGCAGCCCTCGCTCGCCGGTCTGCGCCGCTGGGACCGGATGGCGCACCACGTCGACTTCCGCTCGATGTACCGCAGCGTGATCGACGGATGGCTGGGCGGTGGGGGGTCGACCGTGCTCGGGGGCGAGTTCGAGGACCTCGGTCTCTTCAGCCAGCCTCCCGGCGGAGGCGGCTCCGGCCCTCCGTCGACCGGGCCCGGCGGGTTCGTGCCGCTCACACCGGCACGGGTGCTCGACACCAAGACCGGGGTGGGCGTGGGCACTGCGGCGCGGATGACCACGAGGGGCACGATCTCCTTCCCGGTGGGCGGCCTCGGCGGCGTCCCTGCGGCGGGCGTGACCGCCGTCCTGCTCGACGTGACGGCCACCGAAGCTTCGGCCCAGACCCGGCTCACCTGGTTCCCGGCGGGGCAGGCGCAGCCGAACACGGTGCAGCTCTGGCCGGCGCGCAGCACCACGCTCAGCAACTTGGTCGTCGTGCCGCTCGGTGAGCTCGGCGCGGTCTCGGTGTACAACGCGACCGGGCGCGTGCATGCCCGCGCCGACGTCGTCGGCTACTTCGGGTCGGGCATCGGCACCACGCTCGCCCCGCTGGCTCCGGCGCGCCTGCTGGACACGCGCACCGGTCTCGGCGCGGCGAAGGCCAAGCTCGGCCCGAGCGGCACCGTCGATCTGCAGGTGACCGGTCAGGCCGGGGTGCCCGCTGACGCGTCGGCGGTGGTGTTGCAGGTGGGCTCCACCCGCTCCACGGCGAACTCGACGCTGACGGTGTGGCCGAAGGGTGCCCCCCGGCCGTCGACCGCGAGTGTCGACGTCATGAAGACTCGTGCGGTGTCGAACCTCGTCGTGTGCCCGATCGGCACCGGCGGGATGGTGAGCGTCTACAACGGCTCCGGCTCCACCGACGTCAGCGTCGACGTCGTCGGGTGCTTCGTCGGCACAGCGCTCGCGCGACACGTGTCGATCCCGCCGGCGCGTCTTCTCGACAGCGCCGCCGGGATCGGCATGCCGCCGGCCGCAATTGGCACCGCGTCGCGACGTGTCGTCGTTGCCGGAGCAGGCGGAGTGCCGGTGGACGCCGAGGCCGTCGTGCTGAACATGGTCCTCGTCGGCCCGAGCACGGTCACCGACCTGACGGCTTGGCCGGCCGGCCAGCCCCGCCCGACCATGCCCCACGTCAGCACGAAGGCGGGGACGACGCTTGCCGGCACGGCGATCGTGCCCATCGGCCAGGACGGATCGATCGATCTCAGCCTGCGCACAGGGACCGGGCACGTGATCGTCGACGCGGTCGGCTACTTCGTCGCTTAG
- a CDS encoding DUF1800 domain-containing protein, which produces MASSTDDITHLLRRTEFVARPARVSALTPLDLSAAVDDVLNVGLNPADTLPPFLQAHNENMTWEQFVASVHWWIDRMVDVPRPVQEKMTLFWHGHFVSGWEKVFRTDAMLSQNRLYRQRALGDLRLLAQAMAIEPAMLLYLDNAESVKGNENQNFARELLELFLLGVGNYAESDVEAAAKAWTGHNLDWDTYRYVFRPGDHDTAQKTFFGTTRDWNGPDIIDHVLRDNPSTRAVAARFIAKKLWEFFAYQGPSADLVNALADGFITSGLDIRALLRAILLHPEFYSQRARQGMVRSPIDYVVALMEATGHRCATLHPEWFFEDMGQVPFNPPNVSGWRLNGYWVNSATFGGRASIARHATWSMREDGGFDHLKQLTVPAAIAEMATMFRLVPLSSTTDAALTTWLQGERSVEPWGGWWQPTNLLTMSMLTPEFHVA; this is translated from the coding sequence GTGGCGTCGAGCACCGACGACATCACGCATCTGTTGCGGCGCACCGAGTTCGTCGCTCGTCCGGCGCGGGTCAGCGCGCTGACCCCGCTCGACTTGAGCGCAGCCGTCGACGACGTGCTGAACGTCGGCCTGAACCCCGCCGACACGCTGCCCCCGTTCCTCCAGGCCCACAACGAGAACATGACCTGGGAGCAGTTCGTCGCCTCCGTGCACTGGTGGATCGACCGCATGGTCGACGTGCCTCGTCCGGTGCAGGAGAAGATGACGCTGTTCTGGCACGGGCACTTCGTGAGCGGGTGGGAGAAGGTGTTCCGCACCGACGCGATGCTCAGCCAGAACCGGCTGTACCGCCAGCGGGCACTGGGCGACCTGCGGCTGCTGGCACAGGCGATGGCGATCGAGCCGGCGATGCTGCTGTATCTCGACAACGCCGAGAGCGTGAAGGGCAACGAGAACCAGAACTTCGCCCGTGAGCTGCTCGAGCTGTTCCTGCTCGGCGTCGGCAACTACGCCGAGTCCGACGTGGAGGCCGCGGCAAAGGCGTGGACCGGGCACAACCTGGACTGGGACACGTACCGGTACGTGTTCCGCCCCGGTGACCACGACACCGCCCAGAAGACGTTCTTCGGCACGACGAGGGACTGGAACGGACCCGACATCATCGACCACGTGCTGCGTGACAACCCGTCCACGCGCGCCGTCGCCGCTCGGTTCATCGCCAAGAAGCTGTGGGAGTTCTTCGCGTACCAGGGGCCGAGCGCCGATCTCGTGAACGCGCTGGCCGACGGCTTCATCACCAGCGGGCTCGACATCCGCGCGCTGCTGCGCGCGATCCTGCTCCACCCCGAGTTCTACAGCCAGCGTGCCCGGCAGGGGATGGTGCGGTCGCCGATCGACTACGTCGTGGCGCTGATGGAGGCCACCGGGCATCGCTGCGCGACGTTGCACCCGGAGTGGTTCTTCGAGGACATGGGCCAGGTGCCGTTCAACCCCCCGAACGTGTCCGGCTGGCGGCTGAACGGGTACTGGGTGAACTCGGCGACCTTCGGTGGACGGGCGTCGATTGCTCGCCACGCCACCTGGTCGATGCGCGAGGACGGTGGATTCGACCACCTGAAGCAACTCACCGTCCCCGCGGCGATCGCGGAGATGGCGACGATGTTCCGCCTGGTGCCGCTGTCGTCGACGACCGACGCGGCGCTCACCACCTGGCTGCAGGGCGAGCGATCCGTGGAGCCGTGGGGCGGGTGGTGGCAGCCGACCAACCTGCTGACGATGTCGATGCTCACCCCCGAATTCCACGTGGCCTGA
- the rpmE gene encoding 50S ribosomal protein L31, with translation MKSDIHPTYTEAVVVCSCGNTFTTRSTRDGELRVELCNECHPFFTGKQKLVDTGGRVERFNRRYGQRKSKG, from the coding sequence ATGAAGTCCGACATCCATCCCACCTACACCGAGGCCGTCGTGGTCTGCTCGTGCGGCAACACGTTCACCACGCGCAGCACCCGCGACGGCGAGCTCCGTGTAGAGCTGTGCAACGAATGCCACCCGTTCTTCACCGGCAAGCAGAAGCTCGTCGACACCGGTGGCCGGGTCGAGCGGTTCAACCGCCGCTACGGCCAGCGCAAGTCCAAGGGCTGA
- the rho gene encoding transcription termination factor Rho: MAAEALEQSVLESKDKEQLLAIASALGVKATSRSKKSDIIDKILETVGAGASAAPAAEGNGATSRPADRSPRGAASPETGEAGDDERRADDSAAADAAAPPSAEVDAVVLGPDGEPLAEWEIELAKQGVDTAEPASSGGAARSERSGGDAEGSPRPPRDDRQAGQGRQGAERQGGQGGQGQQGAERQGGQGQQGGQGGAHGDDGDGNRRKRRRRRGKSGRDEIGPQGTDRDIVEEGVEQPSMEPVAVSGYLDLRDEGYGFLRVKGYLPSKDDVYISVRQTRQYGLRKGDHITGMSRPAARNEKNPALLELLTVNGGDPDKIKNRPRFEDLTALFPDERLHLEDGSDPMNMTARIIDLVSPIGKGQRGIIVSPPKAGKTTVMKTIATAIERNNPEVTLMVLLIDERPEEVTDMRRTVKGEVISSTFDRPSDEHTHVAELAIEKAKRLVEQGEDVVVILDGITRLSRAYNLAAPASGRILSGGIDAGALYPPKKFFGAARNVEEGGSLTILATALVETNSRMDEAIFEEFKGTGNMELRLDRKLSERRIYPAIDVDASSTRHEELLFDRKQLQMVWKLRRVLSGLAADGNAAPGLELLIDRLRTFRTNDEFLNEIAKQPSM, from the coding sequence GTGGCCGCAGAGGCGCTAGAGCAGTCGGTGCTCGAATCCAAAGACAAAGAACAACTTCTCGCGATCGCTTCGGCGCTCGGTGTGAAGGCGACGAGCCGGTCGAAGAAGTCCGACATCATCGACAAGATCCTCGAGACCGTCGGCGCCGGCGCATCAGCCGCGCCGGCGGCCGAGGGCAACGGCGCCACGTCACGGCCGGCGGACCGGTCGCCCCGGGGCGCAGCTTCTCCCGAAACCGGCGAAGCCGGCGACGACGAACGTCGCGCCGACGACAGCGCGGCCGCCGACGCAGCCGCGCCACCCTCGGCCGAGGTGGATGCCGTGGTGCTCGGACCCGACGGCGAGCCCCTCGCCGAGTGGGAGATCGAGCTGGCCAAGCAGGGGGTCGACACGGCCGAGCCGGCCTCGTCGGGCGGCGCAGCCCGCTCGGAGCGCTCGGGTGGGGACGCCGAGGGCTCCCCGCGCCCCCCGCGCGACGATCGCCAGGCCGGGCAAGGCCGCCAGGGCGCCGAGCGCCAAGGCGGACAGGGCGGACAGGGCCAGCAGGGCGCCGAGCGCCAAGGCGGACAGGGCCAGCAAGGTGGGCAAGGCGGCGCGCACGGTGACGACGGCGACGGGAATCGCCGCAAGCGTCGGCGTCGTCGGGGCAAGTCGGGCCGCGACGAGATCGGCCCCCAGGGGACCGACCGCGACATCGTGGAAGAGGGTGTCGAGCAGCCCTCGATGGAGCCCGTCGCCGTGTCCGGCTATCTCGACCTGCGCGACGAGGGTTACGGCTTCTTGCGCGTGAAGGGCTACCTGCCGAGCAAGGACGACGTATACATCTCGGTGCGCCAGACCCGCCAGTACGGGCTGCGCAAGGGTGACCACATCACCGGCATGTCACGTCCGGCTGCCCGCAACGAGAAGAACCCGGCGTTGCTCGAGCTGCTCACCGTGAACGGCGGCGACCCGGACAAGATCAAGAACCGGCCTCGCTTCGAAGACCTCACCGCGCTCTTCCCCGACGAGCGGCTGCACCTCGAAGACGGCAGCGACCCGATGAACATGACGGCGCGGATCATCGACCTCGTCTCGCCGATCGGCAAGGGCCAGCGCGGCATCATCGTGTCTCCGCCGAAGGCGGGCAAGACGACGGTGATGAAGACCATCGCCACCGCGATCGAGCGCAACAACCCCGAGGTGACGCTGATGGTGCTGCTCATCGACGAGCGCCCCGAAGAGGTCACCGACATGCGCCGCACGGTGAAGGGGGAAGTGATCTCTTCCACCTTCGACCGTCCGAGCGACGAGCACACCCACGTCGCCGAGCTCGCCATCGAGAAGGCCAAGCGTCTCGTCGAGCAGGGCGAGGACGTGGTGGTGATCCTCGACGGCATCACCCGCCTGAGCCGCGCCTACAACCTCGCCGCCCCGGCGAGCGGGCGAATCCTGTCCGGCGGCATCGACGCCGGTGCGCTCTACCCGCCGAAGAAGTTCTTCGGAGCGGCGCGCAACGTGGAAGAGGGCGGCTCACTGACGATCCTCGCGACGGCGCTGGTCGAGACGAACAGCCGCATGGACGAGGCGATCTTCGAGGAGTTCAAGGGCACCGGCAACATGGAGCTGCGTCTCGACCGCAAGCTCTCCGAGCGGCGCATCTACCCGGCGATCGACGTCGACGCGTCGAGCACGCGCCACGAGGAGCTGCTGTTCGACCGCAAGCAGCTGCAGATGGTGTGGAAGCTGCGTCGCGTCCTCTCCGGTCTGGCCGCCGACGGCAACGCCGCCCCGGGGCTCGAGCTGCTGATCGACCGGTTGCGGACGTTCCGCACGAACGACGAGTTCTTGAACGAGATCGCCAAGCAGCCCTCGATGTGA